The following proteins are co-located in the Sporolactobacillus pectinivorans genome:
- the lysA gene encoding diaminopimelate decarboxylase, whose product MHFHKKAERERIGKGRLLLHGTQTVSSEGHLVIGGVDAVELAHEFGTPLYVYDTALIRERIRQFKTAFAAYKELEWQVAYASKAFSTIAMIQLVNEFGLSLDVVSGGELYTALKAGFPAENIHFHGNNKSDDELVLALDAKIGIDIVDNFYELERLEELCASRDQKMEILLRVTPGVEAHTHEFIMTGHDDTKFGFNLDNGMADRAVLLALKAPHLILKGVHCHIGSQIFETEGFVRAIRIIFSYAEKWKDAYGFTMRVLNVGGGFGIKYTEEDLPLPLSKYIDSIVAAVCEESRARSLSIPAIWIEPGRSIIGESGTTLYTVGASKNIPGIRKYVAVDGGMADNIRPALYQAHYAAICANRAKDVADQSVTIAGKCCENGDVLIKESRLPESCRSGDILAVLCTGAYGYSMASHYNRLPNPAVVFVENGEADLVVRRETYDDLISNDLPLKTYSAH is encoded by the coding sequence ATGCACTTTCATAAGAAGGCGGAGAGGGAACGGATCGGGAAGGGGAGATTATTATTGCATGGAACACAGACGGTCAGCTCTGAAGGCCACCTTGTCATTGGGGGGGTGGATGCCGTTGAACTTGCTCATGAGTTCGGCACCCCACTTTATGTGTATGACACAGCGCTGATCAGGGAACGGATCAGACAGTTTAAAACGGCTTTTGCTGCTTATAAGGAGCTGGAGTGGCAGGTTGCGTACGCAAGCAAGGCGTTTTCAACAATTGCTATGATTCAGCTTGTCAACGAATTCGGACTCTCTCTCGATGTCGTATCGGGAGGGGAATTGTATACTGCGCTTAAGGCTGGCTTCCCTGCGGAAAATATACATTTTCATGGGAACAATAAATCTGACGATGAATTAGTGCTCGCTCTTGATGCAAAAATCGGCATTGACATCGTAGATAATTTTTATGAATTAGAACGGCTTGAAGAGCTGTGTGCTTCAAGGGATCAGAAGATGGAAATTCTTCTGAGAGTCACTCCGGGGGTTGAGGCGCATACGCACGAGTTTATTATGACAGGGCATGATGATACCAAATTCGGTTTTAATCTGGATAACGGTATGGCAGATCGTGCTGTTCTCCTGGCTTTGAAAGCGCCGCATTTAATACTTAAAGGCGTGCACTGCCATATTGGGTCACAAATTTTTGAAACGGAAGGATTTGTCCGCGCGATCAGGATCATTTTCAGCTATGCGGAGAAATGGAAAGACGCATATGGTTTTACAATGCGCGTTCTGAATGTTGGAGGAGGCTTCGGCATCAAGTATACTGAAGAAGATCTCCCATTGCCGCTCAGCAAATATATTGACAGTATCGTTGCTGCGGTGTGCGAGGAGAGCCGGGCGCGTTCCCTTAGCATTCCTGCAATCTGGATTGAACCCGGCAGGTCGATCATCGGTGAGTCCGGTACGACCCTTTATACCGTTGGAGCCTCAAAAAATATTCCGGGAATTCGGAAATACGTCGCAGTTGACGGGGGAATGGCCGATAACATCCGGCCGGCACTTTACCAGGCACACTATGCAGCGATCTGTGCTAACAGGGCGAAGGACGTTGCTGATCAATCAGTTACGATCGCCGGAAAATGTTGTGAAAACGGCGACGTGTTGATTAAGGAGTCGCGCCTTCCTGAATCTTGCCGGAGCGGTGACATTCTGGCGGTTCTATGTACCGGAGCGTATGGCTATTCCATGGCGAGCCACTATAACCGTTTGCCAAACCCTGCTGTTGTATTTGTAGAAAATGGTGAAGCGGATCTAGTTGTCCGCAGGGAAACGTATGATGATCTCATTAGTAATGATCTTCCG